A stretch of DNA from Syntrophales bacterium:
GAAAGAGAGAGTATTCCGTGGTTGACCGCGATGAAATCAGCTTCTTCTCCGGCCAGGTTCCGTATGCCTGCCTGCACCAACGGGCATATCTCCAGTATCCTCCGCCCCACGCAGGCATGGCTGAAGGGAGTTTCCTGGTAGGTGTCCCGCAGGTCGGCGTGGGCGTCAAGCTGCAGGACCGACAGGTTCGAGTAGCGTTCTTTCACGGCCTGGACGGCGCCGAGGGTGATACTGTGCTCACCTCCCAGGACAACGGGGATCTTGTCCCGTGACAGGGTTGCCGCAACCTCTTCCCGTACTTTACGCACCATGTATTCGGGGCCCCGGGCGTCGATCTCGAGAAAGGGGCGTGTTATGATACCTGCTTTCCAGGTTTCCCGGCGCAATTCGTCGTCGTAGAGTTCCACTTGGGCGGACGCCTCAAGTATGGCGATGGGGCCGCGGCGGGAGCCTGCCTGGTAGGTGGACGTCAGGTCATACGGGACGGGGAGTACCTCGAAAAGCGCCCCTTCATGGTCAATGTTCTCTGCTTCGAGTCCCGCAAAGTTCATTGTGTGGCCGTCCTGAAAAACTCAAGGGAAAACCTGCCGTCCTCGAGCGAAATGTAGGAAAAGTGTTCCACCCAGTCACCCAAAAGAGCCAGGGTCCCCGTTCTCGTTCCCGCCCCGACCTGTTCGAGTATGGGTTGGTGGCTGTGTCCAAGGACGACGGCGTCGATTCCGGCACCGATCTTTTCCCGGGCGAAGGAACGCATCACCGAGACGATACGTTCAGGATGCTTCTGATACCTCCGGCTCGAATGGGAACTGAGCCGGGCCATTTCCCACAGCAACCGGGAAGGAATTCGTTTCTGCACGGAATAGAACAGGCCACTCCTCAAAAAACGCCTGAGGAGAAGATAGTACCGGTTCGAGCCGTCAACGGTGTCCCCGTGGCTCACATACACCTTCAGACCGTCAAAGTCAAAGAGTGCGTGGTTCTTGAAAACAGCAATGTCATGCCCATTGAAGGCCCTGTCAAGGAAAAAATCATGGTTTCCTTCGAGGAGAGACAGGGTGATTCCTCCCTGTCTCAATTTGATAAGGGCCTCAAACATTTCCTTGAAACCCGGGTAGAGGTTTCTGTCATCGCAAAACCAGAAGTCGAACAAATCTCCCGCGATGACTATGTGACTTGTTTCGTTCCGTATTTCGTCGAAAAAACGAAGCAGCTTCCGATAGCCCTCATCTCTGTCGCCCGTGAGATGGGCATCTGACAGAAAAACAGCTTTCATCCGTTTTCCACTGCCTCGCACAGACTTTCGGCATTGAGGAACATACCTTCGATTTCTTCATCGGACATGCCTGCTCCGGCAGCGATACGGCGGGCGGTATCACGTGTTATCAGATCGCCGGGTCCGTGGGTGTCCGTGTTCAGGACCAACTCCGCGCCGCATCGTCGGGCCATGGAGACCACATGCCCGTTGGTCAGACTGTGTCCCCTTCTGGCCGTCACCTCCAGGCGGACGCCTCGCGCGGCGGCCAGGAAGGCCTCTTCCTCCGTTATGAGACCCGGATGGGCGAGGATGTCGACACCGGCCTCCAAGGCCGCCCGGTTGGTTCCCGGGATAACCGGTTCGACGATTGTTTCCCCGTGGACGACAATCAATTTTGCCCCGAGCGCCCTCGATTCCTCGGCCAGTTTTTTAATGGCCGAGGGGTGTACGTAGGTCAATTCTATGCCCGGGATAATCTTCAGGGGGACCACTGCCGCCAGGGCGGTGCAGGCCCGGACAATCCTGGGGATGATAAAGTCATAATTCGAATGGTCGGCATGGTCCGTCAGGGCGATTGCACGGTAACCTCGCTCGACCGCCCGGCGCACAAGCTCCGAAGGAACAAGCTCTCCGTCGCTGAACAGGGTAT
This window harbors:
- a CDS encoding UDP-2,3-diacylglucosamine diphosphatase, producing the protein MKAVFLSDAHLTGDRDEGYRKLLRFFDEIRNETSHIVIAGDLFDFWFCDDRNLYPGFKEMFEALIKLRQGGITLSLLEGNHDFFLDRAFNGHDIAVFKNHALFDFDGLKVYVSHGDTVDGSNRYYLLLRRFLRSGLFYSVQKRIPSRLLWEMARLSSHSSRRYQKHPERIVSVMRSFAREKIGAGIDAVVLGHSHQPILEQVGAGTRTGTLALLGDWVEHFSYISLEDGRFSLEFFRTATQ
- the speB gene encoding agmatinase, with the protein product MNFAGLEAENIDHEGALFEVLPVPYDLTSTYQAGSRRGPIAILEASAQVELYDDELRRETWKAGIITRPFLEIDARGPEYMVRKVREEVAATLSRDKIPVVLGGEHSITLGAVQAVKERYSNLSVLQLDAHADLRDTYQETPFSHACVGRRILEICPLVQAGIRNLAGEEADFIAVNHGILSLSAEETLQPGWIERIRDGLTDDVYITIDLDAFDPSIMPSTGTPEPGGLSWADVLSLVRTVSASKRIRGFDVVELCPIPGLPAPDFMAAKLVYRVMGYIVTSRLSGKGEVH
- a CDS encoding histidinol phosphate phosphatase domain-containing protein; amino-acid sequence: MIDFHTHTLFSDGELVPSELVRRAVERGYRAIALTDHADHSNYDFIIPRIVRACTALAAVVPLKIIPGIELTYVHPSAIKKLAEESRALGAKLIVVHGETIVEPVIPGTNRAALEAGVDILAHPGLITEEEAFLAAARGVRLEVTARRGHSLTNGHVVSMARRCGAELVLNTDTHGPGDLITRDTARRIAAGAGMSDEEIEGMFLNAESLCEAVENG